The Streptomyces sp. HSG2 genome has a segment encoding these proteins:
- a CDS encoding exodeoxyribonuclease III encodes MRIATWNVNSITARLPRLTAWLESSGTDVLCLQEAKVTEEQFPYDRLGELGYEAAVSATGRWNGVAVLSRVGLSDVVKGLPGDPGFEGVREPRALAATCGPVRVRSVYVPNGREVAHPHYAYKLSWLEALREAVAADAAGPRPFAVMGDYNVAPTDDDVYDRAAFEGATHVTPAERQALASLRAVGLTDVVPRPLKYDRPFTYWDYRQLGFPKNRGMRIDLVYGNDSFAGAVRDAYVDREERKGKGASDHAPVVVDVDV; translated from the coding sequence ATGCGCATCGCCACCTGGAACGTGAACTCGATCACCGCCCGCCTGCCGCGGCTGACGGCCTGGCTGGAGAGCAGCGGTACCGACGTGCTCTGTCTCCAGGAGGCCAAGGTCACGGAGGAGCAGTTCCCCTACGACCGGCTGGGCGAGCTGGGGTACGAGGCGGCGGTCTCCGCGACGGGGCGGTGGAACGGCGTGGCCGTACTGTCGCGGGTCGGACTGTCGGACGTGGTCAAGGGCCTGCCCGGTGACCCGGGTTTCGAGGGCGTGCGGGAGCCTCGCGCGTTGGCCGCCACCTGCGGACCGGTCCGGGTCCGGTCGGTCTACGTGCCGAACGGCCGGGAGGTGGCGCATCCGCACTACGCCTACAAGCTGAGCTGGCTGGAGGCGCTGCGCGAGGCGGTCGCCGCCGACGCGGCGGGCCCTCGCCCGTTCGCCGTGATGGGCGACTACAACGTCGCGCCGACCGACGACGACGTGTACGACCGCGCCGCGTTCGAGGGCGCCACCCACGTCACCCCGGCCGAGCGGCAGGCGCTGGCGAGTCTCCGCGCCGTGGGCCTGACCGACGTGGTGCCCCGCCCGCTCAAGTACGACCGCCCGTTCACCTACTGGGACTACCGCCAACTCGGCTTCCCCAAGAATCGCGGCATGCGCATCGACCTGGTCTACGGGAACGACTCCTTCGCGGGGGCGGTGCGCGACGCCTACGTCGATCGTGAGGAGCGCAAGGGCAAGGGCGCCTCGGACCACGCCCCGGTCGTCGTCGACGTGGACGTCTGA